Proteins found in one Promicromonospora sukumoe genomic segment:
- a CDS encoding HelD family protein — protein sequence MPADVSELAAEREFLAEARSQLGRMRDRVAALDGSYAGNWVSAEVLEATLARRMEQLTDDPEIPLFFGRIDLLAGETFHIGRRHVSDPDGEPMVVDWRAPVSTPFYRATAKEPMGIGARRRYGFARGHLTAFEDESLTRGNPADGGVDDDGATHSEILEAEIERPRSGPMRDIVATIQPEQDVIVRMPLERTLVVQGAPGTGKTAVGLHRAAYLLYAHREQLTRRGVLVVGPNKSFLRYIRDVLPALGEIHARQATIEEIVGDHAPVRAAEGADVATLKGDGRMAEVLRRAVWSHVGTPEETLVLPRGSFRWRVPAYEAREAVEQVRARDVRYSLGAAQLRHALAHRVLVQIEETGDALDDKAWDVLARTKPVRDYAAAVWPAVDPRRLLFRLFSDAEFLAEHADGLLSDAEQALLVWARPPRTAGSARWTTADLVLLDEVTDLLDRTESVAHIVVDEAQDLSAMMLRSLGRRAATGSLTVLGDLAQATTPWASRDWADVLGHLAQPDGHVEQLTAGFRVPADVIELAARLLPSIAPGLEPPTAVRRTRGRLRFTTAPLDDLLVEVGIADLEGSVGLIVPDADVPHVREALGAVGLTFAVVGEQEDAGPGAAAAEAEAGPDGDALDPAGLDPSEFESHLDLVPASLAKGLEFDHVVLLDPAAIVAAEPNHATGLRRLYVCLTRAVTSLVVRHDDDLPPELGLDARAGEPAGVVG from the coding sequence ATGCCCGCCGACGTGTCCGAGCTCGCCGCGGAGCGGGAGTTTCTTGCCGAGGCCCGGTCACAGCTCGGCCGCATGCGCGACCGGGTCGCCGCGCTCGACGGCAGCTACGCGGGCAACTGGGTGAGCGCGGAGGTCCTGGAGGCCACGCTCGCGCGCCGGATGGAACAGCTCACCGACGACCCGGAGATCCCGCTCTTCTTCGGCCGCATCGACCTGCTCGCGGGTGAGACCTTCCACATCGGACGCCGGCACGTCTCCGACCCGGACGGTGAGCCGATGGTCGTGGACTGGCGTGCCCCGGTCAGCACGCCGTTCTACCGGGCCACGGCCAAGGAGCCCATGGGCATCGGCGCCCGGCGCCGGTACGGATTCGCCCGCGGCCACCTGACGGCGTTCGAGGACGAGTCCCTGACCCGCGGGAACCCGGCGGACGGCGGCGTGGACGACGACGGCGCCACGCACTCCGAGATCCTCGAGGCCGAGATCGAGCGGCCGCGCTCCGGCCCGATGCGCGACATCGTCGCGACCATCCAGCCCGAGCAGGACGTCATCGTCCGCATGCCGCTGGAGCGCACGCTCGTGGTGCAGGGCGCCCCCGGCACCGGCAAGACGGCCGTGGGCCTGCACCGCGCCGCATACCTCCTGTACGCGCACCGGGAGCAGCTCACGCGCCGCGGCGTGCTCGTCGTCGGGCCGAACAAGAGCTTCCTGCGGTACATCCGCGACGTGCTGCCCGCCCTGGGCGAGATCCACGCCCGCCAGGCGACCATCGAGGAGATCGTCGGCGACCACGCCCCGGTCCGCGCCGCCGAGGGCGCCGACGTCGCGACGCTGAAGGGTGACGGGCGGATGGCGGAGGTGCTGCGCCGCGCCGTCTGGTCGCACGTCGGAACCCCGGAGGAGACGCTGGTGCTGCCGCGCGGCTCGTTCCGCTGGCGGGTCCCGGCGTACGAGGCGCGCGAGGCCGTCGAGCAGGTCCGGGCGCGCGACGTGCGCTACTCGCTGGGCGCGGCGCAGCTGCGGCACGCGCTGGCGCACCGGGTGCTCGTGCAGATCGAGGAGACCGGCGACGCGCTCGACGACAAGGCCTGGGACGTGCTGGCGCGCACCAAGCCGGTGCGGGACTACGCGGCGGCCGTCTGGCCCGCGGTCGACCCGCGCAGGCTGCTGTTCCGCCTGTTCTCCGACGCGGAGTTCCTGGCCGAGCACGCCGACGGTCTCCTGTCCGACGCCGAGCAGGCCCTCCTGGTCTGGGCGCGCCCGCCGCGCACGGCGGGCTCGGCCCGCTGGACGACGGCGGACCTCGTGCTGCTCGACGAGGTCACCGACCTGCTGGACCGGACCGAGTCGGTGGCGCACATCGTCGTCGACGAGGCGCAGGACCTGTCAGCGATGATGCTGCGCTCCCTGGGCCGCCGCGCCGCGACCGGCTCGCTCACCGTGCTCGGCGACCTGGCCCAGGCCACCACGCCGTGGGCGTCCCGGGACTGGGCGGACGTGCTGGGCCACCTGGCCCAGCCTGACGGGCACGTGGAACAGCTCACGGCCGGGTTCCGCGTACCCGCCGACGTGATCGAGCTCGCGGCCCGGCTCCTGCCGAGCATCGCGCCCGGGCTGGAGCCGCCGACGGCGGTCCGGCGCACCCGCGGCCGGCTCAGGTTCACCACGGCGCCGCTCGACGACCTGCTGGTCGAGGTCGGCATCGCGGACCTGGAGGGCTCGGTCGGGCTGATCGTGCCCGACGCCGACGTGCCGCACGTCCGCGAGGCGCTGGGCGCCGTCGGGCTCACGTTCGCCGTCGTCGGCGAGCAGGAGGACGCCGGACCGGGCGCTGCGGCCGCGGAGGCGGAGGCGGGGCCGGACGGCGACGCCCTCGACCCCGCCGGCCTCGACCCCTCGGAGTTCGAGTCCCACCTCGACCTCGTACCCGCCTCGCTGGCGAAGGGCCTGGAGTTCGACCACGTGGTGCTGCTCGACCCGGCCGCGATCGTCGCGGCCGAGCCGAACCACGCGACCGGCCTGCGCCGCCTCTACGTCTGCCTCACGCGAGCGGTCACGTCGCTTGTCGTGCGGCACGACGACGACCTGCCGCCGGAGCTCGGCCTCGACGCGCGCGCCGGGGAGCCGGCCGGCGTCGTCGGCTGA
- a CDS encoding NAD(P)/FAD-dependent oxidoreductase, with product MDAQRDVQRTSSTAGTTGTHRVVILGAGYAGMAAAVQLAARTRRLANVQVTLVNGSDRFTERLRLHMTATGQQVGELSIPEMLDGTGAELVRGWVTAVDTDARTVRIDDYQVLPYDTLVYGLGSVADTARVPGADDHAYALSNAQDAELLADRLGRLRGGTVVVVGTGLTGIESAAEIAEQRPDLDVVLVGRAEPGATMNARARTYLRGALDRLRVTVRAGAEVVKVRPDGVELAGGGSVAADVVLWTGGSRVSPLAAAAGLGVDERGRVVTDAALRSVSHPDVWAVGDAAAVRQGYGVMHGTCQGGMPTGVHAALSIDRVLRGLEPKPFRFGYYHTPVSLGRADAVVQFTHPDDSPRRISLTGRTAMRYKETVTASPWPTYGRMKKMPASGAFWPTGGRFTRRAA from the coding sequence ATGGACGCACAGCGCGACGTACAGCGGACCAGCAGCACGGCGGGCACGACGGGCACGCACCGGGTGGTGATCCTGGGGGCCGGGTACGCGGGCATGGCCGCGGCCGTGCAGCTCGCGGCGCGGACCCGGCGGCTGGCGAACGTGCAGGTCACCCTCGTCAACGGGTCGGACCGGTTCACGGAGCGGCTGCGCCTGCACATGACCGCGACGGGGCAGCAGGTCGGCGAGCTCAGCATCCCAGAGATGCTGGACGGGACGGGCGCCGAGCTCGTCCGCGGCTGGGTGACGGCGGTCGACACGGACGCGCGGACGGTGCGGATCGACGACTACCAGGTGCTGCCCTACGACACCCTCGTCTACGGGCTGGGCAGCGTCGCCGACACGGCGCGCGTACCGGGCGCCGACGACCACGCCTACGCCCTGAGCAACGCGCAGGACGCCGAGCTGCTCGCCGACCGGCTCGGCCGGCTCCGCGGCGGCACCGTCGTGGTCGTGGGCACCGGGCTCACGGGCATCGAGTCGGCCGCCGAGATCGCCGAGCAGCGGCCGGACCTCGACGTCGTCCTCGTGGGTCGCGCCGAGCCGGGCGCCACGATGAACGCCAGGGCCCGGACGTACCTGCGGGGCGCGCTCGACCGGCTGCGGGTCACGGTGCGCGCCGGCGCCGAGGTGGTCAAGGTACGGCCCGACGGCGTCGAGCTGGCCGGGGGCGGGAGCGTCGCCGCCGACGTCGTGCTCTGGACGGGCGGGTCGCGCGTGTCCCCCCTGGCCGCCGCCGCGGGGCTGGGGGTCGACGAGCGGGGGCGGGTCGTCACCGACGCGGCCCTGCGCTCGGTGTCGCACCCGGACGTCTGGGCGGTCGGGGACGCCGCGGCGGTCCGCCAGGGCTACGGCGTCATGCACGGCACCTGCCAGGGTGGCATGCCGACCGGCGTGCACGCCGCGCTCTCGATCGACCGGGTGCTCCGGGGCCTGGAGCCGAAGCCGTTCCGGTTCGGCTACTACCACACGCCGGTCAGCCTGGGCCGGGCCGACGCCGTGGTCCAGTTCACCCACCCCGACGACAGCCCGCGCCGGATCAGCCTGACCGGGCGGACGGCGATGAGGTACAAGGAGACCGTGACCGCATCACCCTGGCCCACCTACGGCCGCATGAAGAAGATGCCCGCCTCCGGCGCGTTCTGGCCCACCGGCGGGCGCTTCACCCGGAGGGCGGCATGA
- a CDS encoding RNA polymerase sigma-70 factor translates to MNDVAPGQGAGPGQQVFQEHRRLLFSVAYRLLGSAADAEDAVQDAWIRWTAADRSQVADPKAYLTRIVSNLALERLRSTRYKRETYVGPWLPEPILTGGDASDAAVGAESVSMAMLVVLETLSPLERAVFVLKDVFGFSHAEIAEATERSEPAVRQAAHRAREHVQARRPRYGADRARQREVTERFFAATAGGDLNALLELLAPDVTLWTDGGGKVRQALKPVVGADTVAKWFAALGTVTYQGVDPADMRAELVEINGGPGLVFSGAGRVISTVTFDVDADGRIAAIHNVANPDKLGAVATGARYDVGTT, encoded by the coding sequence ATGAACGACGTCGCGCCCGGGCAGGGCGCCGGACCCGGGCAGCAGGTCTTCCAGGAGCACCGCCGGCTGCTGTTCTCCGTGGCCTACCGCCTGCTCGGCAGCGCCGCCGACGCCGAGGACGCCGTCCAGGACGCGTGGATCCGGTGGACCGCGGCGGACCGCTCGCAGGTGGCCGACCCGAAGGCCTACCTGACGCGGATCGTCTCGAACCTGGCGCTGGAGCGGCTGCGCTCCACCCGGTACAAGCGCGAGACGTACGTGGGACCCTGGCTGCCCGAGCCGATCCTGACCGGCGGGGACGCGTCCGACGCCGCCGTCGGCGCCGAGTCGGTCTCGATGGCGATGCTCGTCGTGCTGGAGACGCTGAGCCCGCTGGAGCGCGCGGTGTTCGTGCTGAAGGACGTCTTCGGCTTCAGCCACGCCGAGATCGCCGAGGCGACGGAGCGGTCGGAGCCGGCCGTGCGGCAGGCGGCGCACCGGGCCCGGGAGCACGTGCAGGCGCGGCGTCCGCGGTACGGCGCCGACCGGGCCCGGCAGCGCGAGGTGACCGAGCGGTTCTTCGCGGCCACGGCCGGCGGCGACCTCAACGCCCTGCTGGAGCTCCTGGCCCCCGACGTCACCCTGTGGACCGACGGCGGCGGCAAGGTGCGCCAGGCGCTGAAGCCCGTGGTAGGCGCGGACACGGTGGCGAAGTGGTTCGCGGCGCTCGGGACCGTCACCTACCAGGGCGTCGATCCGGCCGACATGCGGGCGGAGCTCGTCGAGATCAACGGCGGGCCCGGCCTCGTGTTCAGCGGAGCGGGCCGGGTCATCTCCACGGTCACGTTCGACGTGGACGCCGACGGCCGGATCGCGGCCATCCACAACGTCGCCAACCCCGACAAGCTGGGCGCCGTCGCCACCGGCGCCCGGTACGACGTCGGGACGACGTGA
- a CDS encoding histidine phosphatase family protein: MRLLLLRHGQTPSNVGGLLDTAYPGPGLTALGERQAAAVPGALRDRQVDAIAVSSLVRTSITAAPLAEARGIEPQVFDGLREIEAGDLEMAGAHEAHLRYLDTVFGWARGDVGRAMPGGPDGRAFLSRYDDAVAQLAAQGLESVVVVSHGAAIRAWAAARATGVDVDHAEQTPLANTGLVEVEGDPVGGWRVTSWNAEPVGGAELAPLVADDPTGEPVEP, from the coding sequence ATGCGACTTCTGCTGCTGCGCCACGGACAGACCCCGTCGAACGTGGGAGGCCTGCTCGACACGGCCTACCCCGGCCCCGGGCTGACGGCGCTCGGCGAGCGTCAGGCGGCCGCCGTCCCCGGCGCGCTGCGCGACCGTCAGGTCGACGCGATCGCCGTCTCCTCGCTGGTCCGGACGTCGATCACGGCGGCTCCGCTCGCCGAGGCGCGGGGGATCGAGCCGCAGGTGTTCGACGGCCTGCGCGAGATCGAGGCCGGCGACCTGGAGATGGCCGGCGCGCACGAGGCGCACCTGCGCTACCTCGACACGGTCTTCGGCTGGGCGCGGGGCGACGTCGGCCGGGCGATGCCCGGCGGCCCGGACGGCCGCGCGTTCCTCAGCCGGTACGACGACGCCGTGGCGCAGCTCGCCGCCCAGGGCCTCGAGAGCGTCGTCGTGGTCTCGCACGGCGCCGCGATCCGCGCGTGGGCCGCGGCACGCGCCACGGGCGTCGACGTCGACCACGCCGAGCAGACGCCGCTCGCGAACACCGGCCTGGTCGAGGTCGAGGGCGACCCGGTCGGCGGCTGGCGCGTGACGTCCTGGAACGCCGAGCCCGTGGGCGGGGCCGAGCTGGCCCCGCTGGTGGCGGACGACCCGACGGGGGAGCCCGTCGAGCCCTGA
- a CDS encoding glutamate decarboxylase, translated as MATRDERTAALYGNRFLTEEVPSTLFPATGMSPTDTMRMLGEDLALEGDPMRNLATFVTTWMEPEAQRIIAENLHRNFIDHAEYPISAEIEQRCVRMLADLFHAPGETTGCRTQGSSEAIMLGALSLKWKWKERHQAAGLSVGTPNLVFGGDVHVVWEKFCRYFDVEPRIIPLAKDKYTIGPDDVAPFLDENTIGVAAVLGTTFTGHMDDIVGINRLLLDVKAERGLDIPLHVDGASGGFVWPFLYPDSPWDFRLEQVRSINVSGHKYGLVYPGIGWLVFRETADLAQDLVFYENYLGKTDATFTLNFSTGAAMVLAQYYNFVRLGREGYTYVMKQMQQNARVLAANLRDTGRFEVIGDDLEQLPLVAFRLAGDHVGYDESDIAWQLSAERGWMVPAYTLPPDAQDVKILRALVKETMSRAQVDRLTQDIDEACKTLDLKGGAHPSERRRAKTGTGY; from the coding sequence ATGGCCACGCGCGACGAGCGCACTGCGGCGCTCTACGGCAACCGTTTCCTCACCGAGGAAGTCCCCTCGACGCTGTTCCCGGCCACGGGGATGAGTCCCACCGACACGATGCGGATGCTCGGCGAGGACCTGGCGCTCGAGGGCGACCCGATGCGGAACCTGGCGACCTTCGTGACGACCTGGATGGAGCCCGAGGCGCAGCGGATCATCGCCGAGAACCTGCACCGCAACTTCATCGACCACGCGGAGTACCCGATCTCGGCCGAGATCGAGCAGCGGTGCGTGCGGATGCTCGCGGACCTGTTCCACGCCCCGGGCGAGACGACGGGGTGCCGCACCCAGGGGTCGTCGGAGGCGATCATGCTGGGTGCGCTCTCGCTGAAGTGGAAGTGGAAGGAGCGGCACCAGGCCGCCGGTCTGTCCGTGGGCACCCCCAACCTCGTGTTCGGCGGCGACGTGCACGTGGTCTGGGAGAAGTTCTGCCGGTACTTCGACGTCGAGCCGCGGATCATCCCGCTCGCGAAGGACAAGTACACGATCGGCCCGGACGACGTGGCGCCGTTCCTGGACGAGAACACGATCGGCGTCGCCGCGGTGCTCGGCACCACCTTCACGGGCCACATGGACGACATCGTGGGCATCAACCGGCTGCTCCTGGACGTCAAGGCGGAGCGTGGGCTCGACATCCCGCTGCACGTCGACGGCGCGAGCGGCGGGTTCGTCTGGCCGTTCCTGTACCCGGACTCGCCGTGGGACTTCCGGCTGGAGCAGGTGCGGTCCATCAACGTCTCGGGGCACAAGTACGGGCTGGTCTACCCGGGGATCGGCTGGCTGGTCTTCCGCGAGACGGCCGACCTGGCGCAGGACCTCGTCTTCTACGAGAACTACCTCGGCAAGACGGACGCGACGTTCACGCTCAACTTCTCGACGGGCGCAGCCATGGTGCTCGCGCAGTACTACAACTTCGTGCGGCTCGGGCGCGAGGGCTACACCTACGTGATGAAGCAGATGCAGCAGAACGCCCGCGTGCTGGCGGCGAACCTGCGGGACACGGGTCGGTTCGAGGTGATCGGCGACGACCTGGAGCAGCTCCCGCTGGTCGCGTTCCGGCTCGCGGGCGACCACGTCGGCTACGACGAGTCGGACATCGCGTGGCAGCTCTCGGCGGAGCGCGGCTGGATGGTGCCCGCGTACACGCTGCCCCCGGACGCGCAGGACGTGAAGATCCTCCGCGCCCTGGTCAAGGAGACGATGAGCCGGGCCCAGGTGGATCGCCTGACCCAGGACATCGACGAGGCGTGCAAGACCCTCGACCTCAAGGGCGGCGCGCACCCGAGCGAGCGGCGGCGGGCGAAGACTGGTACCGGGTACTGA
- a CDS encoding collagen-binding domain-containing protein, with the protein MISFRSGTGRGRVTAAAAAIGLTALAALTGLAGVSGAVPAHAAVSAYNPFDVNSDFTIVTTGDAHLNNAELEGSVAAFGSISSGNPNGYTVLHQTAGQADYTVPLVDGDPVRILAGQFTGTGSFDISNRDDSGTIGTSSPEANALAKLADTTGLTAQVRGGGVGDNAGGDFPRVTNADGGFLDLKAAPFADFAVDDLGTGQDAVAEYFPGLEADVARTNECLASMYGNPDLSNAVTVTDEGGLVYLSGFSTTMPNVVDYEDIAGATVKMDRADGYVPTAQAPLVIRVPEGTTTIGQIDIEGWSAGSGEQQDYARYIMLDLSAVTGTVTVDGLELGAIWAPNAMVEFSSGVTTNGQWFTDGVSTSGGGEIHHHPFGGQLLCDDAVTAVPEIGSSVAVEGTDDTVLPVTGGTVIDTVTYSGLTPGVEYVVTGTVVTADGASTGVTSSTTFTPTAPSGTVEVPLEFTAEQAETYAGQPLVVFEVLSRGGVEVATHEDLADEAQTFAVAEDVGPSPSPSPSASPSTTPSPGPSPSGSPSASTPAPSGAPTPTPSGSPGMPGSPDGGPGSLAVTGSPAGVLGGLAAAAVVVGALLIAVRRRAGR; encoded by the coding sequence TTGATCTCGTTCAGGAGCGGTACCGGTCGCGGCCGCGTCACGGCTGCCGCTGCCGCCATCGGGCTGACCGCGCTGGCCGCCCTCACCGGCCTGGCCGGCGTCTCGGGCGCGGTCCCCGCGCACGCCGCGGTGTCGGCCTACAACCCGTTCGACGTCAACAGCGACTTCACGATCGTCACCACCGGGGACGCCCACCTGAACAACGCGGAGCTCGAGGGCTCCGTCGCCGCGTTCGGCAGCATCTCCTCGGGGAACCCGAACGGGTACACCGTGCTCCACCAGACGGCGGGCCAGGCCGACTACACCGTGCCGCTGGTCGACGGCGACCCCGTGCGCATCCTCGCCGGGCAGTTCACCGGGACCGGCTCCTTCGACATCTCGAATCGCGACGACTCCGGGACCATCGGCACGTCGAGCCCCGAGGCGAACGCCCTCGCCAAGCTCGCCGACACCACGGGCCTGACCGCCCAGGTCCGCGGCGGCGGCGTCGGCGACAACGCGGGCGGCGACTTCCCACGCGTCACCAACGCCGACGGCGGCTTCCTCGACCTCAAGGCGGCCCCGTTCGCCGACTTCGCCGTCGACGACCTGGGGACCGGGCAGGACGCGGTCGCGGAATACTTCCCCGGCCTGGAGGCCGACGTCGCCCGCACCAACGAGTGCCTCGCCTCGATGTACGGCAACCCGGACCTGTCGAACGCGGTGACCGTCACCGACGAGGGCGGCCTCGTCTACCTCTCCGGCTTCTCCACCACGATGCCGAACGTCGTCGACTACGAGGACATCGCCGGCGCGACCGTCAAGATGGACCGCGCCGACGGCTACGTCCCGACGGCGCAGGCGCCGCTCGTGATCCGCGTGCCCGAGGGGACCACCACGATCGGGCAGATCGACATCGAGGGCTGGTCCGCGGGCAGCGGCGAGCAGCAGGACTACGCGCGCTACATCATGCTCGACCTGTCCGCCGTGACCGGCACCGTGACGGTCGACGGCCTGGAGCTCGGCGCCATCTGGGCGCCGAACGCCATGGTCGAGTTCTCGTCCGGCGTCACCACGAACGGCCAGTGGTTCACCGACGGCGTCAGCACCAGCGGCGGCGGCGAGATCCACCACCACCCGTTCGGCGGCCAGCTCCTGTGCGACGACGCCGTGACCGCCGTACCCGAGATCGGGTCGAGCGTCGCGGTCGAGGGCACCGACGACACGGTGCTCCCGGTGACCGGCGGCACCGTGATCGACACCGTCACCTACAGCGGCCTGACGCCCGGCGTCGAGTACGTCGTGACCGGCACGGTCGTCACCGCCGACGGCGCGAGCACCGGCGTCACGAGCAGCACCACCTTCACCCCGACGGCGCCGTCCGGCACGGTCGAGGTGCCGCTGGAGTTCACCGCGGAGCAGGCCGAGACCTACGCCGGGCAGCCGCTCGTCGTGTTCGAGGTCCTGAGCCGGGGCGGCGTCGAGGTCGCCACGCACGAGGACCTCGCGGACGAGGCACAGACGTTCGCGGTCGCCGAGGACGTCGGCCCGTCGCCGAGCCCTAGCCCGAGCGCCAGCCCCAGCACCACCCCGAGCCCCGGCCCGTCGCCGTCGGGCAGCCCGTCGGCGAGCACCCCGGCGCCGTCCGGCGCGCCCACCCCCACACCGTCCGGGAGCCCGGGCATGCCAGGTTCGCCCGACGGCGGCCCCGGATCGCTCGCCGTGACCGGCTCGCCCGCCGGCGTCCTGGGCGGGCTCGCCGCGGCGGCCGTCGTGGTCGGCGCGCTCCTCATCGCCGTCCGACGCCGCGCGGGCAGGTAA
- a CDS encoding GNAT family N-acetyltransferase: MFVLETERLLLRPWRVSEAAVQHEMWIERDPRVPPHRRIGVDGRPSVTDVEGWIRDGSPLERLGLPALEVKASGDVVGYCGLIAGTDLPRDEPELAYELLRRARGQGYATEAAGAVLDWARASGYRRLWATVREWNEASFRVLEKVGFARSGRVEADAEHGDSVYLTLEL; the protein is encoded by the coding sequence ATGTTCGTGCTCGAGACGGAACGCCTGCTGCTGCGGCCCTGGCGCGTGTCCGAGGCCGCCGTCCAGCACGAGATGTGGATCGAGCGTGACCCGCGGGTCCCGCCGCACCGGCGGATCGGCGTGGACGGCCGCCCGAGCGTGACCGACGTCGAGGGCTGGATCCGTGACGGCTCCCCGCTGGAACGCCTCGGGCTGCCGGCGCTGGAGGTGAAGGCCAGCGGGGACGTCGTCGGCTACTGCGGGCTGATCGCGGGCACCGACCTGCCACGGGACGAGCCGGAGCTGGCGTACGAGCTGCTGCGCCGGGCCCGGGGCCAGGGGTACGCGACCGAGGCGGCGGGCGCCGTGCTCGACTGGGCGCGCGCGTCGGGCTACCGACGACTGTGGGCGACGGTCCGGGAGTGGAACGAGGCGTCGTTTCGGGTGCTGGAGAAGGTCGGGTTCGCCCGGAGCGGCCGGGTGGAGGCCGACGCCGAGCACGGGGACTCGGTGTATCTGACGCTGGAGCTCTGA
- a CDS encoding AAA family ATPase has translation MLIERVSVRPALVEDGAWPWTVPAVAEIAARGVRLTSSIVILMGANGSGKSTVLEAIAEQYGIDVRGGHGGRKYASQLEPSPLGEALVLDRTIAGARMLRQKAKGFYLRAETAAGMLEFMTGAGVSGYGDRLSTEVSHGESYLQAISGRFDGPGLYLLDEAEGPLSFESTLQLLYRLQDLAADHAAQIIYATHSPLVAAIPGAQILEMTEHGIAEREWSELESVALWKRFLGRPGTFFDAE, from the coding sequence GTGCTGATCGAGCGAGTGAGCGTCCGACCCGCCCTGGTCGAGGACGGCGCCTGGCCGTGGACCGTGCCCGCCGTCGCCGAGATCGCCGCGCGCGGCGTGCGGCTGACCAGCAGCATCGTGATCCTCATGGGCGCGAACGGGTCCGGTAAGTCCACCGTGCTCGAAGCGATCGCGGAGCAGTACGGCATCGACGTGCGGGGAGGCCACGGCGGCCGCAAGTACGCGAGCCAGCTCGAGCCGAGCCCCCTGGGTGAGGCACTCGTCCTGGACCGGACGATCGCCGGGGCCCGCATGCTCCGCCAGAAGGCGAAGGGCTTCTACCTGCGTGCCGAGACAGCCGCCGGGATGCTGGAGTTCATGACCGGAGCCGGGGTGAGCGGGTACGGCGACCGGCTGTCGACGGAGGTCAGCCACGGGGAGTCGTACCTCCAGGCGATCTCCGGCAGGTTCGACGGCCCCGGCCTCTACCTGCTCGACGAGGCCGAGGGGCCGCTGTCGTTCGAGTCGACCCTGCAGCTCCTGTACCGGCTGCAGGACCTGGCCGCCGACCACGCCGCCCAGATCATCTACGCGACGCACTCGCCGCTGGTCGCCGCGATCCCCGGGGCGCAGATCCTGGAGATGACCGAGCACGGGATCGCCGAGCGCGAGTGGTCCGAGCTGGAGTCGGTCGCCCTCTGGAAGAGGTTCCTGGGGCGCCCGGGCACCTTCTTCGACGCCGAGTGA
- a CDS encoding dihydrofolate reductase family protein: protein MRKLFYGMNVSADGYIAAAGDDLGWGEPNEELFQWWLDEERAIELFLYGRKLWEIMSSYWPTGDQQPGATPAQVEFARNWRDTPKVVFSSTIDTVDWNTRLFDGDAVAEITRLKADDGGPMRVGGATLAGAAMRAGLIDEYAIVTHPVLVGGGAPFYSALDSWVNLNLLETRTFPGGVVMNRYETRR from the coding sequence ATGCGGAAACTGTTCTACGGCATGAACGTGAGCGCGGACGGCTACATCGCCGCGGCCGGCGACGACCTCGGCTGGGGCGAGCCGAACGAAGAGCTGTTCCAGTGGTGGCTCGACGAGGAGCGGGCCATCGAGCTGTTCCTGTACGGGCGCAAGCTGTGGGAGATCATGAGCTCCTACTGGCCGACGGGCGACCAACAGCCGGGCGCCACCCCGGCGCAGGTCGAGTTCGCGCGGAACTGGCGGGACACGCCGAAGGTGGTGTTCTCGTCGACGATCGACACGGTCGACTGGAACACCCGCCTGTTCGACGGCGATGCCGTCGCCGAGATCACCCGGCTCAAGGCCGACGACGGCGGGCCGATGCGGGTCGGCGGCGCGACACTCGCCGGGGCGGCGATGCGGGCCGGGCTGATCGACGAGTACGCGATCGTCACCCATCCGGTCCTCGTGGGCGGCGGCGCACCGTTCTACTCCGCGCTGGACAGCTGGGTGAACCTGAACCTGCTGGAGACGCGGACGTTTCCGGGAGGGGTGGTCATGAACCGGTACGAGACGAGGCGCTGA
- a CDS encoding ester cyclase — MSEFDIKEFYGRYVDVINSHQWDRVGEFMADTVVAHGVSVTREQGIANFASITDAIPDLTVEVKQTVYAGDTIGTHAVHRGTPVQEWLGVPPNGKPIEVHEITTYKVENGKFVQMSNVWDLETLKRQLSN; from the coding sequence GTGTCCGAGTTCGACATCAAAGAGTTCTACGGCCGCTACGTCGACGTGATCAACTCGCACCAGTGGGACCGCGTGGGTGAGTTCATGGCCGATACCGTCGTGGCCCACGGGGTGTCAGTCACGCGCGAACAGGGGATCGCGAACTTCGCGAGCATCACGGACGCCATCCCCGACCTCACGGTCGAGGTGAAGCAGACCGTGTACGCCGGCGACACCATCGGCACCCACGCTGTGCACCGCGGCACGCCCGTGCAGGAGTGGCTCGGCGTGCCGCCGAACGGCAAGCCGATCGAGGTGCACGAGATCACGACCTACAAGGTCGAGAACGGCAAGTTCGTGCAGATGTCCAACGTCTGGGACCTCGAGACCCTCAAGCGGCAGCTCTCGAACTGA